TTTTAGCCATGGCTGGCCCTTAACTGCCGATGCATGGGAAGATCAAATGCTCTTTCTTTCTTCGCACGGCTATCGAACCATCGCCCATGATAGACGAGGGCATGGAAGATCGAGCCAACCCTGGAGCGGCAACGACATGAATACCTATGCCGATGATTTAGCCGCTTTAATCAATGCTCTCGATTTAAAAGACGTTGTTTTAGTCGGTCATTCTACGGGAGGGGGAGAAGTGGTTCGGTATTTAGGCCGTTATGGAACTAAGCGTGTTTCTAAGGCTGTTTTAATAGCTGCCGTTCCGCCGATTATGTTAAAGACTGAGGCGTATCCCGATGGATTACCAATAACCGTATTTGATGACTTACGATCTAAGGTTCTCTCGGACCGGGCTCAATTCTTTAAGGATCTCAGCGCACCTTTCTATGGGGCTAACCGCCCGGGTTCAAAAGTTTCCCAAGGCCTTAGAGACTCTTTTTGGCTTCAGGGGATGCTCGGCGGTCTTAAAGCAATCTATGATTGTATTAGACAGTTTTCGGAAACCGATTTTACAGAAGACCTCAAAAAAATTGACATTCCCACTCTAATTTTGCAAGGCGATGAT
This genomic stretch from Criblamydia sequanensis CRIB-18 harbors:
- a CDS encoding alpha/beta fold hydrolase, translated to MSYISVGKENNRDIEIYFKDHGSGQPIVFSHGWPLTADAWEDQMLFLSSHGYRTIAHDRRGHGRSSQPWSGNDMNTYADDLAALINALDLKDVVLVGHSTGGGEVVRYLGRYGTKRVSKAVLIAAVPPIMLKTEAYPDGLPITVFDDLRSKVLSDRAQFFKDLSAPFYGANRPGSKVSQGLRDSFWLQGMLGGLKAIYDCIRQFSETDFTEDLKKIDIPTLILQGDDDQIVPLKNSGQLSSKLIKNAKLKVYKGGSHGMCSINKDEVNSDLLNFLKET